One window from the genome of Myxococcales bacterium encodes:
- a CDS encoding AtpZ/AtpI family protein, translating to MTASSGKDAPIAKATASHYQTLAQSSLGIQFGLSIAIGTGAGYWADGRFGTKPWLTLLGLFYGSLAGFRALHRAAKQYTGSSKPTDPPEQSP from the coding sequence ATGACCGCCAGTTCCGGTAAGGACGCACCAATCGCGAAGGCGACGGCAAGCCATTACCAAACGCTTGCGCAGTCTTCGCTTGGGATTCAGTTTGGGCTTTCTATCGCCATTGGGACGGGAGCCGGGTACTGGGCTGACGGCAGGTTTGGCACCAAGCCCTGGCTCACGCTCCTAGGCTTATTTTACGGCAGCCTCGCGGGCTTCCGCGCGCTCCACCGTGCTGCCAAGCAATACACGGGGAGCTCAAAGCCGACTGACCCGCCGGAGCAGTCACCATGA
- the hemL gene encoding glutamate-1-semialdehyde 2,1-aminomutase — protein MDTKQSQQLMERARAVIPGGVNSPVRACKSVGTGPLFIAQGDGSRVMDVDGNWYIDLIGSWGPMIVGHGNAEVLDALRDAVMGGTSFGAPTEIEVRFAEAIRTAIPSMQMVRAVSSGTEATMSALRLARGFTGRDKIIKIDGGYHGHADMLLVAAGSGAATLGIPGSAGVPAGAAADTLVVPYNDIAAMRATFAANPGQIAAVIIEPVCGNMGLVAPAEGYLTALRELTHEQGTVLIFDEVMTGFRVAWGGAQIRYGISPDLTCVGKVVGGGLPAAAFGGRADIMSHLAPLGSVYQAGTLSGNPLALAAGLRTMDILSRPGTYERLEAASARLGDGLAAAAARHKIPAQVNRVGAMLTLFFTATPVTDYATAKTSDTEAFGRFFRGMRERGVFLPPSQFEAMFVSLAHSDDDINAVLVAADATLAAMAAI, from the coding sequence ATGGACACCAAGCAATCGCAACAGTTGATGGAACGCGCGCGCGCAGTGATACCGGGCGGCGTTAATTCGCCGGTGCGGGCGTGCAAGTCGGTCGGCACCGGGCCGCTGTTTATCGCGCAGGGCGATGGCAGCCGCGTCATGGACGTCGATGGCAATTGGTACATTGATTTAATCGGCAGCTGGGGCCCGATGATCGTCGGCCACGGCAATGCCGAGGTGCTCGATGCGCTGCGCGACGCGGTGATGGGCGGCACGTCGTTTGGCGCGCCAACCGAAATCGAAGTGCGCTTTGCCGAGGCGATCAGAACGGCGATTCCGTCCATGCAAATGGTGCGCGCGGTGTCGTCGGGTACTGAGGCCACGATGAGCGCGTTGCGCTTGGCGCGCGGCTTTACGGGGCGCGATAAAATTATCAAGATCGACGGCGGCTATCACGGCCACGCCGACATGCTGCTCGTGGCCGCGGGCTCGGGCGCCGCAACGCTTGGCATCCCAGGCTCCGCCGGCGTGCCTGCGGGTGCGGCGGCCGATACGTTGGTCGTGCCGTACAACGACATTGCTGCAATGCGGGCGACGTTTGCCGCTAACCCCGGCCAAATCGCCGCGGTGATCATCGAGCCGGTCTGCGGCAACATGGGCCTGGTTGCACCAGCCGAAGGCTATTTGACGGCGCTGCGCGAGCTCACCCACGAGCAGGGCACAGTGCTCATCTTTGACGAAGTGATGACCGGCTTTCGCGTCGCGTGGGGCGGCGCGCAAATTCGCTACGGGATCTCGCCGGATTTAACGTGCGTCGGCAAGGTGGTCGGCGGTGGCCTGCCGGCCGCGGCGTTTGGCGGCCGCGCCGACATAATGAGTCACCTGGCGCCGCTCGGTTCGGTCTATCAAGCCGGGACGCTCAGCGGCAATCCGCTCGCGCTCGCCGCCGGCCTCCGCACCATGGACATCTTGTCGCGGCCTGGCACGTATGAGCGGCTCGAGGCCGCTAGCGCGCGCCTAGGGGATGGCCTCGCCGCGGCCGCCGCCCGGCACAAAATTCCAGCGCAGGTAAACCGCGTCGGCGCCATGCTGACGCTATTTTTCACCGCGACCCCGGTGACCGACTACGCCACCGCCAAAACCAGCGATACCGAGGCCTTTGGCCGCTTTTTCCGCGGCATGCGCGAGCGCGGCGTCTTCCTGCCGCCGAGCCAATTTGAGGCCATGTTTGTCTCGCTCGCCCACAGCGACGACGACATCAATGCTGTGCTTGTCGCAGCCGATGCCACCCTCGCCGCCATGGCGGCGATCTGA